The region TTGTAAACATTGTCGCCAGGGAGGCCAAATAGCGATTTGGCCAATGCCCACTATAATAATATACGACAAGGGGTTATCTACAAAATGGTGTTACTTTATTGGGTGCTTAAAGCGTAGAAATACTTTATGGATGGAGGGCACTCGTGACCCGCTCGCACCTGTCCCCGATGGAGGTGGTTTAGTTGCGCAGCATGGTGGCCAGGGCCACCATCAGCAGGCTGAGGGCACTGAAGGCGTTGACCATGGCGCTACCACTGCGGTAGTTGGCCAGGTAGCTGCGGAAGACGCCCAGCTTGGCGGTGGCCCAGTCCAGGTTCTCCTTCACGGTGGCCTCCGCGGCGGTCAGAGTGGCCTGCGAGGTGCCGAACTTGCTGCCGTTGTTCTTGTTGAAGGTCTCCAGGTCGGTCAACTGCTGCTGGGTGGTGAAGCGGGCGGCGATGTTGGAGATCACGGTGGCCACTGCGGAGTAACCACCCATGCTGCAGGGGAAGGCAATAAATGTatcaattcaatatttaagCAAGGATTTGCGTCCAATTTCTTAATGTCAGGTTAAGGTTCTAGCTTACTATCTGTCTGataaagttaatattaaagtgTTTTCTTTCAAATGTTGAAATAAGAACAAAACTTTAAAGATTCAGTGAGAAATTAGTTTTGACAAACTTTAGGAGGAACAGGTTAGTTAACCTCTAGTTAAGTTATCAGCCAGATAAATCATTTTTGAGGGCTAAACactaaaattatattgagcaACTTATTGTTTCCGAAAAAGGTCAAAAGTTAACCAGACATTGAGAAACCGAACGCTTTGTAGACTACTTACGCCTCGGCCAGTTCCTCGTACTTCTGGGTGACCAGGGCGAAGACCGGGCTCACGTTCTCGTTGTTCTCCGTGTAGAGAGTGGACAGAACGGAGGACTTGTCCTGCCGGCGAATCTCATCGCTGAGGACCAAGTTGAAGACCTTCTCGATCAGAGCCTGGGTCTTCACACAGCCGAAGGAGTTCTGCAGCAGGGTCTCCTCGGTGGCCACGGTCTCGTTCTTGAACTTGTTGTACAGGGCCTGGAACTCGGCCTCCCCACCCTCACGCAGACCCACGCAGTAGACGGTGGCGCGGATGTTCTTGGGCACGGTGGTCAGCGACTGGAAGTAGACCTTGGCCTTGCTGATGCAATCGGCACTGCCGTAGCGACAGGCCCAGGACAGGACCTTGGTGCGCAGATATATGTCCAGGGCGGTGTCGCTGGTGGTCTCGTTGAAGCCCAGCTTGTTGTAGGCCTTGTTGGTCAGAGCCTGGATGTAGGTATTGAAATCGGCGGTATCGTTGCCCAGCCGGATGGTCAGGTAGCTGAAGCCATTGAAGGCCGACGTCCAGGGAATGTAGTTGGTCTCCGTCTCCAGATACTCAATCACGTCCAGGGTGAGATTGTAGGAGATGTGTCCGGCCCTGGCCAGGTTGAACAGATCGTCCACGATCTGGGCACGGTTGTTCTCGTGAATGCCGCCCCAGTTGTCGGTGTTCAGAACGGAGTGAATGGCATGCCAGTTGTCCTCGGTGTAGTTAACACGGTAGTAACCAGTCTGCTGGACATTGGCCACAATCCACTTGATGCTCGAGTTGAAGTTCACAGTGGTGGTCACGTCAGGGTTCAGGATAAACTTGGGTGTGGCGTTCGCAAAGTTAGTCGCCTCACTGGTGGTATAGGAAATGGGCACGGTGTACTTCAAGCTAGCATCGGCTCCGTCATTCTCCTTCAGCAGGAAGCGCTTCTGGGTGAAGCTGACCGAACTGAGGTTGGCGGCCACCGAGACGGTGATCAGCGGGTAGCCCACCTGCTCGGTGAAGCTCTTGAAAATGGCTTCGGAACTGGCGTTGTAGCTGGAGTTGGGCCACTGCGCCTGCCATTCGCCCAGCAGATATGCGGGATACGAAGGCCGATACTCGCTGAAAGGGTTTTCTTAGGCAGAGGTCTACAAATTGGATATCTCCCAGTACTTACTACTTCTTgaggtacgcctggagggccAACCTGAACTGCTCCTCGCCCATGGTGTGCTTGATCATGCGGATGAAGGTGGCTCCCTTGTTGTAGGAGATGCTGTTGAACATGCGGCTCAAGTGGGCGGGTGTGTAGGTGTTCTCATCGCTCAGCGGATTGGTGGCGTTTGTCGAGTCCATGGCCATGACAGACTGCACCTGGTCCACAACAAACTGCTTCTCCAGCTCCCACTGATCCTCGACCATGGCGGTGCCGAAGTACTGGAAGTAGCGGGCGAAGCCCTCGTTCAGCCAGGTGTAGCTCCACCACTGGCAGGTGACCAGGTCGCCGAACCACATGTGCGCCTGTTCGTGGGCCACCACGGCGGCGATGGACTGGCGGGAGGCCAAGGTGGTCGCCGACTCATCCACCAGGAGACTGCGTTCCCTGTAGGTCAGCAGACCCCAGTTCTCCATGGCACCGGCCGAGAAGTCGGGAATGGCGGCCATGTCCATCTTGTCGTTGCCCATGGTGTAGTAGTCCTTGTCCAGGTAAGTGCCCATCTCCTTCAGGATCTTGATGCCCACGTTGTAGGGGTACTGGGTCTGCGCATAGTACTCGGGACGGGCGTATACTCCGAATTCGTCGTCCTTGCGGGCCACAAACTCCGAAATAATAAAGGCCAGGAGGTAGGTGGACATTTTGGGAGTGGTCTTGTACACATCGGTGAAGTATCCcctaaaattaagaaaaaattgtttcagAAAATAACACACTAGCCGCTTGTTTACCATATCAATTTCATTGTTAACCAtctatattaataataaacgtTTTCTCAATGTACTGTTAACTTCTCTCATTAAGTTGAGTTCCTGATTTTAACAATAGCAGTTTGTCAATATCCCTTTAGGTTTATGACTGAAAATACTTGATATGGTTCAATTTAAAGGTTGAAAGAACTAAACTTaacatgacattgagaaatcggcACTAAAAATTTGGTTATCCGTCAAAAGAGGTAGAAATGACTTACTCCTCGGTGCTGGGAGTCGACGAGATGAGGCGGGTGTTACTGGCCGAGTTGTAGGTCCTGTAGCGCTTCAGGGTGACGTTGAAGGTGGCCTTGAACTGGGGCTCATCGAAGCTGGGGAAGGCGCGACGGGCGTGGTTGGTCTGGAACTGGGTGGAGCCGATCCACTTGGTCACATTGTTGTCGTCCACATAGTAGCTGCGGTAGAAGCCATGCATATCGTCCAGCATCAGACCGGTGTACACGAAGTGGAGGATGTAAGGCGTATTGGCAGTCAAGGCGGTTGGCGCCGTCAGCTGGACAATATCCGTATCATCGTTGGTGGAGTTTGTCGAGCCAAACGAGGTGGGAGTCGGATTGGCCACACCGGCAGCGGGCTTCAACCAGTACTCGCTGACCGAGTAGGTGAGATTTTTCGAGTGCAGGTGCACGGCGGTGGTGCTTTGGTTGGACACAACTTCGATGTGGACTTCGCCATCGAAGGTGAACCGCTTGGTGCCGTCGCTCTCCAGCAAATAGGGTCGCAGGGTGATGTTGTAACTAACCGGCTTGATGTGATCGGCCAGACGATAATCCTTCAGCTCAGTGGCCAAGGTCGTCGGCGGCTGGACATTCAAGGCCAGCTGCCGAGTTCCGGCGAAGGCCAGGCACACGCAGGCTGCCAGGAGAACAGCCACTCGCAGGGCGAACATTTTAGCTAttggttaaaatattaaaaaaatgatttttttaaaacatttacaaagtaagtgaaaattatatattcgaacaataataaaaggttCCACATTAGGAtggttatttaaatttaatacatttaataaaacaaattatatttcctgAGAAATCgctgtttttttaatgtttgataatatatatatataatatttaaatactttcaaaagtttttaaagaacGTGATCTCTCGAAAATTCTAGAACATTTCTTTGGCAAGAGATATTATTTTTGCagaattttaagtttttcttgGTTGCGCCTAAAAGTATAACTCCAGTGTCGTAATATTTCTTATCCAGTTTATAAGGATATATTCGTTCGATCTAGGCCGTTTAAGTTCCGATTTCACCAGAACGATCCACACTTATGTAACCACTAGAAACTCACTTTTCAAGGGTTCGATCGCGGACCCGGGACTAGAATTAGTATTTTGCACGCCACTCGGCACGCGATTCGATTCGAAAACTAAAGGCCGCCTGGCTTTGGGCCGGTATATATGGCGATTGCAGAGCGTTTGGCGACTTGGCCATTATCAACGGTTTATCTGCAGCCTTTAACGTTTTATTTCGGCCCAGATAAGTTGGCCTGGTCTATAGATTAAGCGGCGATAGCGATAAGAAGTTGTAGCGGTGATTTACACACTTCGCCATTGGCCACCAATCCACTCCGACGCTTTTCGAATATTGCCAGACGATGGCATAACATTTCATTTTCGCTGCACTGGCTGTCTGAGGAAGCCTTGGCACTTCATGGTGCACTGCCTCCAATCTTATCAAGCGTGATTTGCAGTCTTGCCAGGAGGAGTATCATGTCTCTCGAATCGTGGTGATGTCAAGGCTGATAATCGGGTTTTGATCAAACACTTCAGCTTTTTAAAccaagtttttttaaatatcccCACAGGTGCTTACTTTATTATAACTGCCGAAtgaatctatttttttaatataatttttcccatATACAGATGTTTGAGTAAAATAGTCTATACTTCTATCTCAACATTTGTAATTGTCCTATACCCTGTGCTAGGAAAATTAACAGCTCAACTAGAATATAGAAAGCATGTCGTTTGGTAGCCTTTACTTTACATTTATCAGGATTAATGAAAACTATTGTAAAGTGGCTTGTCAAAATTTGAACCACAATCCGTTATCAATATTGCACTCCTTTAAAAACCTTTTCCTGTTATGAAGCACCTGTCGTATATTGATTAATGATTGACCAAGTAAATCAAAAATCGAAAACCATATATGAACTAGGTTGTGGCAAAAACcggaaatatacattttaagatCAGTCTAATACCAACTAAGTACCGCTCCCCTTTGATGGTATAAACAGATTAATACAATCCAAGTTTTCCAAACGTAAagtcaaaaacaaacaattagaAGTTCCCTTTGTCATTACTTTATAAACTTAAGTTGACAAGTTAATTTATAAGAacagtaaaataaaatcaactaTCTCTATGTcattatgttatttatttaagttgaCAAGATAATAACTGACCACACTTATAGGAAAATTAACTTTATCTTTTGGTTTGtcaaaacttaaaaacaaaatctcgGATCTTTTTTCCCCCTATCAGTTGCACTTGCTCTGCTAGAGCCAATAATCCTGCTCGCCAATGTTATGTACTATAGTATTTGCTTTCTAGATTGATCTAGATTTCTTTGTTACCGCTTGGGGATTTGGAATTTGGATTTAGTTGCCAGGGCAGATTACGCCTATATTTATGGCCTTCTTAGGGGCCCCAGAACTTCGTTTTCCCTGGTCTTGGAAGAGGAAATTTATGAGATCAGCCCGCTTATCCGTCCACTTCGATCGGCACTCGCAATTTGCGGTCATAAAGCCATTGAAGGGAACTGTAAATTCTAAGGCAAGGCAAACAAGAGTCTTAGGGAATTAGTGGAATTTATTGGTGGCACGATTGCAAATCTATGACTAACTTAGGATCTACGGTCTAGAACAGCTTGACGGCCAGAAGGCAGGCGAAGATGGCCAGGAGGGAGGCGCTCAGGGCGGAGCTGCCGCTGCGGAATCCGTTGACCCAGGTGATCAGGGGATCCCTGTTGGACGCCAGCCAGGCGTAGTTGGCGTTCACATTGGCGTCCACGCTGGCCTGCAGCGTGGTGGGCACGTACGCGGAGCCCTTGACGGTGTCCACCAGCTGCTGCAGTGCCTCCTTCTGCTTGTCGTTGACCGTGTAGGCGGAAATGCTGACAATGTCGCTGTACAGGGGGTTAACGCCGCCGAAGCCGCTGGTCAGCTGAGCATATGCCTCCCAGTTCTTCTGCAGGAAGTCGATGGAGGCCAAGAGACCCACCTCGCCGCGGGAGTAGGCAGGGCTCAGTAGGGTGATCCTCTCCTGCTCCCTCAAGCCGTTATCCTTGTCAATACTGCTCGACACGAATTTCTCCAGCTGGGTGGAGCTCTGGGAGCAGCCCAGGGCGGAGATCAGGAGACGACGCTCGGCCTGGTCAGTGGAGTTGATCAGCTTGTCGTACACAAAGTCAAAGATCTTGTCGTCGGCCTGCTTCAAGCCGTTGCAGTAGACCTGCGACTGCAGATTAGGCTCGATCTTGGTTCCGTGCTCCACCAGACCCGTCAGCTTGGCCGTCGTCTCCGTCAGGCAGTTCTCCACACCCGCCAGGCAGGCAATGTTGATCAGCAGGTTGCGGGTGAACTTCACCAGGTGCTGCTCGCCATTCAGATCGTTCACTCCGAACTTGTCGTACTGCAGGCTCACCAGCTCCCGGACGTAGAACTGGAAGTTGGCGTAGTCCGCATCACCACTCAGGTAGCGGTTGAACAAGGTGATCACCGTATTGGCGGCCGACCACGGGGAGTACTGATCCTCCTGGGGCAGATAGGTCAGCAGCTCCAGCAGAGTGGCATGGGGCACACGACCGCTGGTGGCAAAGCGATACAGATCGTTGATCAACTGGGCTCGGTTGCGGGGATCGATCTTGTGGGGACGGTTGATCAGACCATTGGTGATCAGGGCCCAGTTATCGCTGTCGTAGAGCACGCGGTAGTAGCCGGTGGACTTCTTGTTCAGAATCAGCCAGTTGCTCTGGTCCAAGCTGGCATTCACGGTGATCTCGGGCACCTTCAGCAGGTAGTGGGTGGCCTCGGTGTTACGGAAGTCGGGATTGGAGGCGTCGGCGTAGTTCACAGGCACGTACCACAGCTTGTCGTTGGTGTAGTCCTTGTCGTTGGTGTAGACCGACTGCTTGATGGTGAAGCTTCCATTACCGTAGTTCCTGGTCACGGTCAGCAGGGGAACACCGCCCTGGTTGGTCCAGCTGCCCATCATGTCGGCCACGGTGGCGGAAACGGCGTAGTTCTCCTCAACGGCGGCCTTGGCAATGCTCTCGAACAGCTTGGTCGGATTGGCAGCAGTGAATTGACTGGAGGGGATTGGGAAACAAGAATAAGTAGAGCTTTCATCAAGATTAGTCCCGCTCCAAACTCACTTGTCAACCAGGTAGTTGTGCAGGCCGCGCTGGAAGACAGTGTTGGTCAGGGCATGGCGCCACATGTCCAGAACGGATCCAGCCTTGGCATAGGACACAGAGTCATACAGCAGGGCAATCTCCGAGGGCTTCTGGACGAAGTAGCTCATGGGGCgggcactggcactggcatCGTAGACCAGAGCGCTCTGGTAGGAACCGGCATGGAAGGTCTGGAAGATGTCCCACTCGGGATAGGCCTGTAAAGCATTTCTGCTATGAGATAAGGAGCTAATGGGAACACCTCGTTTAAAAACCCACCAGATCCACAGCCAAGTTCTCGAAGAGGGTGGCGAAACCCTCCTTGAGCCACAGGAAGCTCCACCATTCGATGGCCACCAGGTCGCCGAACCACATGTGGGCATCCTCGTGCGCCTCGATGGTGGCAATGTTGGTCTGGGTACTGATGGTCGAGTTCTCGGTGTTGTACAGCAGGTACTCCTCGCGGTAGGTGGCCAGGCCCCAGTTCTCCATGGCGCCGGCGGCAAAGTCGGGAATACCGGCCTGATCCAGCTTGGGCAGGGCGAAGGGGACATCGAAGTAGCCGGACAGGCGCTTCTCCACCAGCATGCCGGTGGTCAGGGCCCACTCCTGGTCGTTCTCGGTTCCTTTGCGGGAGAAGACGCGCTGCGGCAGGCCGTTCAGCTCTCCTTCGGAGTAGACAAACTCGGAGACGATGAAGGCCACAAGGTAGGTGGGCATGTTCACGGTCTTGTTGAAGGAGGTGACTCCAGAGCTGAAATGGGAAaagtcatttaaaatttaaacgaTTTGCAGGcattgtattaaaaataggtaataaaaaaaaaattcataaatccttacgcaaaaataaatcaatattcaagatccaacattttttttttattcctaaTCAGAACTTTGTCCATGTCCTAACTATTTTCAGAAACATTGAGTTTCGAGATTATTGCAATTGAATTTTCTGCTAActaccaataaatttaattattcgcaacaataaaatgtttaaaaaatatttatcggCTTTAAAACTCTAATTTATGACTTCTTTATGTTAGTATCTGCAGGCATTAATCGTATTCACTGATATCGTAAACTTAGCTAGCTAGCTAACCATAAACTCCTGATATCAAAAGTAGCGGTTGCATAACCAAGTATAATTATGTAACCggcatataaattaatataaaacctCATTATATTACTGCAAACGAGAAAGCCGCGAAAACT is a window of Drosophila biarmipes strain raj3 chromosome 3R, RU_DBia_V1.1, whole genome shotgun sequence DNA encoding:
- the LOC108031884 gene encoding membrane alanyl aminopeptidase, whose product is MFALRVAVLLAACVCLAFAGTRQLALNVQPPTTLATELKDYRLADHIKPVSYNITLRPYLLESDGTKRFTFDGEVHIEVVSNQSTTAVHLHSKNLTYSVSEYWLKPAAGVANPTPTSFGSTNSTNDDTDIVQLTAPTALTANTPYILHFVYTGLMLDDMHGFYRSYYVDDNNVTKWIGSTQFQTNHARRAFPSFDEPQFKATFNVTLKRYRTYNSASNTRLISSTPSTEEGYFTDVYKTTPKMSTYLLAFIISEFVARKDDEFGVYARPEYYAQTQYPYNVGIKILKEMGTYLDKDYYTMGNDKMDMAAIPDFSAGAMENWGLLTYRERSLLVDESATTLASRQSIAAVVAHEQAHMWFGDLVTCQWWSYTWLNEGFARYFQYFGTAMVEDQWELEKQFVVDQVQSVMAMDSTNATNPLSDENTYTPAHLSRMFNSISYNKGATFIRMIKHTMGEEQFRLALQAYLKKYEYRPSYPAYLLGEWQAQWPNSSYNASSEAIFKSFTEQVGYPLITVSVAANLSSVSFTQKRFLLKENDGADASLKYTVPISYTTSEATNFANATPKFILNPDVTTTVNFNSSIKWIVANVQQTGYYRVNYTEDNWHAIHSVLNTDNWGGIHENNRAQIVDDLFNLARAGHISYNLTLDVIEYLETETNYIPWTSAFNGFSYLTIRLGNDTADFNTYIQALTNKAYNKLGFNETTSDTALDIYLRTKVLSWACRYGSADCISKAKVYFQSLTTVPKNIRATVYCVGLREGGEAEFQALYNKFKNETVATEETLLQNSFGCVKTQALIEKVFNLVLSDEIRRQDKSSVLSTLYTENNENVSPVFALVTQKYEELAEAMGGYSAVATVISNIAARFTTQQQLTDLETFNKNNGSKFGTSQATLTAAEATVKENLDWATAKLGVFRSYLANYRSGSAMVNAFSALSLLMVALATMLRN
- the LOC108031925 gene encoding aminopeptidase N translates to MSRVQIGGMSLLVVLLLAISATQAAVVRSFPPFEQLQSLENPNSRLVMPFADEDNYRLPNDTVPSHYAVSLSTNVHTGDTVFNGTVSITLSVVVSTTTIVVHARQLENFTASIIQLGVEAAVAQELTYAYESEREFLTFSKAGLTFPEGTTWLLTINYQGHLRTDNGGFYLSTFTDEKGNTKYLATTQFESTDARHAFPCYDEPSKRAEFTITIKHDPSYNAISNMPVNETASSSGVTSFNKTVNMPTYLVAFIVSEFVYSEGELNGLPQRVFSRKGTENDQEWALTTGMLVEKRLSGYFDVPFALPKLDQAGIPDFAAGAMENWGLATYREEYLLYNTENSTISTQTNIATIEAHEDAHMWFGDLVAIEWWSFLWLKEGFATLFENLAVDLAYPEWDIFQTFHAGSYQSALVYDASASARPMSYFVQKPSEIALLYDSVSYAKAGSVLDMWRHALTNTVFQRGLHNYLVDNQFTAANPTKLFESIAKAAVEENYAVSATVADMMGSWTNQGGVPLLTVTRNYGNGSFTIKQSVYTNDKDYTNDKLWYVPVNYADASNPDFRNTEATHYLLKVPEITVNASLDQSNWLILNKKSTGYYRVLYDSDNWALITNGLINRPHKIDPRNRAQLINDLYRFATSGRVPHATLLELLTYLPQEDQYSPWSAANTVITLFNRYLSGDADYANFQFYVRELVSLQYDKFGVNDLNGEQHLVKFTRNLLINIACLAGVENCLTETTAKLTGLVEHGTKIEPNLQSQVYCNGLKQADDKIFDFVYDKLINSTDQAERRLLISALGCSQSSTQLEKFVSSSIDKDNGLREQERITLLSPAYSRGEVGLLASIDFLQKNWEAYAQLTSGFGGVNPLYSDIVSISAYTVNDKQKEALQQLVDTVKGSAYVPTTLQASVDANVNANYAWLASNRDPLITWVNGFRSGSSALSASLLAIFACLLAVKLF